The proteins below come from a single Mytilus edulis chromosome 5, xbMytEdul2.2, whole genome shotgun sequence genomic window:
- the LOC139523510 gene encoding uncharacterized protein isoform X1 — MAGTENNVEQIKQIQVIVTAEESLQYSLTDKKVKYANYTLKVYDTCNTDDKKQKKDGGNQDTKKTNVIWNELTETKGEEIIECTNTEDNEKFPGLILAVVGDCDSYVPRPWNTTAFTTGLLNTVHGVNKSWIFYRGKNSGVSSYINKAFKKETSNSKKDKTNTTPLNETDSTILIAVQPKKNDKIKKLLKAGKLNPHKVFQLNMEPEKEKEKCELVKKKEEYKWFNTYIATLLADISERWTPLLDILFVDEDQHDSQEYWYWIGLTNVQEGDFRWTYDQSELSFKNFQSGFPKTGSAGYKSNCVYFHPNRGQWIDTNCNSKTAYVCESNFCFLNKRGTTKGNRLIRSC; from the exons ATGGCAGGAACGGAGAATAATGTCGAACAAAT CAAACAAATACAAGTAATAGTTACTGCTGAAGAATCATTACAATACAGCTTAACGGATAAGAAAGTGAAATATGCAAATTATACACTAAAAGTATATGATACGTGTAATACTGATGATAAGAAACAGAAGAAAGACGGAGGGAATCAAGACACGAAAAAAACGAATGTAATATGGAATGAGTTGACTGAGACTAAAGGAGAGGAAATCATAGAATGTACAAACACAGAAGACAATGAAAAATTTCCCGGTCTTATTCTAGCTGTTGTAGGAGATTGTGACAGTTATGTACCTAGGCCATGGAATACTACAGCATTTACGACTGGACTATTGAACACTGTACATGGAGTGAACA AAAGCTGGATATTCTATCGAGGAAAGAATAGTGGAGTCAGTTCTTACATAAATAAAGCATTTAAGAAAGAAACTAGCAACAGTAAGAAAGATAAGACCAACACTACTCCACTTAATGAAACTGATTCAACAATTCTCATTGCTGTTCAAccaaagaaaaatgacaaaataaag AAACTATTGAAGGCAGGAAAACTTAATCCACATAAGGTATTTCAATTAAACATGGaacctgaaaaagaaaaagaaaaatgcgaattagttaaaaagaaagaagaatacaAGTGGTTTAACACGTACATTGCTACACTTTTAGCAGATATTTCAGAAAGATGGACTCCTTTGCTAGATATTTTATTCGTAGATGAGGACCAACATGATAGTCAAG AATATTGGTACTGGATTGGTTTAACTAATGTTCAGGAAGGTGATTTCAGATGGACATACGACCAATCAGAACTATCTTTTAAAAACTTTCAGAGTGGCTTCCCAAAAACTGGCTCAGCTGGATATAAGAGTAACTGTGTTTACTTCCATCCTAATAGGGGTCAGTGGATTGATACTAATTGCAATTCAAAGACTGCCTATGTATGTGAAAGTAATTTTT GCTTCTTAAATAAAAGAGGAACAACAAAAGGAAACAGACTCATACGATCATGCTAA
- the LOC139523510 gene encoding uncharacterized protein isoform X2: MVDVTIKQIQVIVTAEESLQYSLTDKKVKYANYTLKVYDTCNTDDKKQKKDGGNQDTKKTNVIWNELTETKGEEIIECTNTEDNEKFPGLILAVVGDCDSYVPRPWNTTAFTTGLLNTVHGVNKSWIFYRGKNSGVSSYINKAFKKETSNSKKDKTNTTPLNETDSTILIAVQPKKNDKIKKLLKAGKLNPHKVFQLNMEPEKEKEKCELVKKKEEYKWFNTYIATLLADISERWTPLLDILFVDEDQHDSQEYWYWIGLTNVQEGDFRWTYDQSELSFKNFQSGFPKTGSAGYKSNCVYFHPNRGQWIDTNCNSKTAYVCESNFCFLNKRGTTKGNRLIRSC, translated from the exons ATGGTCGACGTTACAAT CAAACAAATACAAGTAATAGTTACTGCTGAAGAATCATTACAATACAGCTTAACGGATAAGAAAGTGAAATATGCAAATTATACACTAAAAGTATATGATACGTGTAATACTGATGATAAGAAACAGAAGAAAGACGGAGGGAATCAAGACACGAAAAAAACGAATGTAATATGGAATGAGTTGACTGAGACTAAAGGAGAGGAAATCATAGAATGTACAAACACAGAAGACAATGAAAAATTTCCCGGTCTTATTCTAGCTGTTGTAGGAGATTGTGACAGTTATGTACCTAGGCCATGGAATACTACAGCATTTACGACTGGACTATTGAACACTGTACATGGAGTGAACA AAAGCTGGATATTCTATCGAGGAAAGAATAGTGGAGTCAGTTCTTACATAAATAAAGCATTTAAGAAAGAAACTAGCAACAGTAAGAAAGATAAGACCAACACTACTCCACTTAATGAAACTGATTCAACAATTCTCATTGCTGTTCAAccaaagaaaaatgacaaaataaag AAACTATTGAAGGCAGGAAAACTTAATCCACATAAGGTATTTCAATTAAACATGGaacctgaaaaagaaaaagaaaaatgcgaattagttaaaaagaaagaagaatacaAGTGGTTTAACACGTACATTGCTACACTTTTAGCAGATATTTCAGAAAGATGGACTCCTTTGCTAGATATTTTATTCGTAGATGAGGACCAACATGATAGTCAAG AATATTGGTACTGGATTGGTTTAACTAATGTTCAGGAAGGTGATTTCAGATGGACATACGACCAATCAGAACTATCTTTTAAAAACTTTCAGAGTGGCTTCCCAAAAACTGGCTCAGCTGGATATAAGAGTAACTGTGTTTACTTCCATCCTAATAGGGGTCAGTGGATTGATACTAATTGCAATTCAAAGACTGCCTATGTATGTGAAAGTAATTTTT GCTTCTTAAATAAAAGAGGAACAACAAAAGGAAACAGACTCATACGATCATGCTAA
- the LOC139523511 gene encoding uncharacterized protein — MDGFHHELSEDDMILSQVLETLGNEMELRNVHIEDFFGEFPNNVMDENASGDLIDTSAVSFDLGLDLNLWLQVPSENGKIKNVKDEKPKEQGQGIESRFAEMTDSEIDTLIEDAENKSTKKATKWAVNVYEHWKNSKIGSGLIIPNLKNLSVQDEKINIRCVWYKC, encoded by the exons ATGGATGGATTTCATCATGAATTATCGGAGGACGATATGATTTTATCACAAGTATTAGAAACATTGGGGAATGAAATGGAACTGAGAAATGTACATATAGAGGACTTTTTTGGAGAGTTTCCTAATAATGTGATGGATGAGAATGCATCTGGAGATTTAATCGACACCTCAGCTGTTTCATTTGACCTAGGACTAGACTTAAATCTATGGTTGCAAGTTCCTTCGGAAAACGGAAAGATAAAAAACGTCAAG GATGAAAAACCTAAAGAACAGGGACAAGGAATCGAATCAAGGTTTGCAGAAATGACAGACAGTGAAATTGATACACTTATTGAAGATGCTGAGAACAAAAGcacaaagaaagccacaaaatggGCAGTAAATGTCTATGAACACTGGAAGAATTCTAAAATTGGTAGTGGTTTAATTATACCAAACCTGAAGAATTTGTCTGTTCAAGATGAAAAAATTAACATCAGATGTGTATGGTATAAATGTTAA